A single Rhopalosiphum padi isolate XX-2018 chromosome 4, ASM2088224v1, whole genome shotgun sequence DNA region contains:
- the LOC132931036 gene encoding cyclin-dependent kinase inhibitor 1B-like gives MTVTYGVTGTTTDGGGAVNNGRRVLMAKTDSLSNVNNNNNSTSVNNNNGSASITGKASVLSVRRVLFGPPADPAETRAWLDRQLCAATAADSRSWNFDFVNERPLRDSPADRYAWERVCPPKRRDEAAATDSTTAATAQQQQQSRMAGKQQRQSKVTDFMSKTKKRPLSVASRTLRSNNKVLDEPESANKRSRRSVATTTTTTTMMAI, from the exons ATGACCGTTACGTATGGCGTGACGGGAACGACCACCGACGGAGGAGGAGCCGTTAACAACGGCAGGAGAGTGCTTATGGCCAAAACCGATTCCCTGAGCAAcgtcaacaacaacaacaacagcaccagcgtcaacaacaacaacggaTCCGCGTCGATCACGGGCAAAGCGTCCGTGTTGAGCGTGAGGCGCGTGCTGTTCGGTCCGCCGGCCGATCCCGCGGAGACGCGGGCGTGGCTGGACAGACAGTTGTGCGCGGCCACCGCGGCCGATTCGCGATCGTGGAACTTTGATTTCGTCAACGAACGTCCGCTGCGCGACAGCCCGGCCGACCGTTACGCGTGGGAACGTGTATGTCCGCCGAAGCGTCGCGACGAGGCGGCCGCAACGGATTCTACGACCGCTGCGACagcacaacaacaacaacaaagcCGAATGGCTGGCAAGCAGCAGCGACAATCTAAAGTcacag ATTTCATGAGCAAAACCAAGAAACGACCGTTGAGTGTTGCCAGCAGGACACTGCGCTCTAACAACAAAGTCTTGGACGAACCCGAGTCGGCAAACAAGAGGAGTCGCCGGTCTgtcgcgacgacgacgacgacgacgacgatgatggcTATCTAA